The genomic DNA CTCAGGTTTTCGTATCTGTTGGGGTTCCTGATATTCTTGCTCCTTCCTGATTTTCTCGCAAATACATATAAGAGTAGAAACATCACCTTGGGAGAGGATGagtgagtgcagtactttgagaaTGCAGAAAAATATATCCTTGAAACATAAATAATCTTTGCTGGTATTAAGAAGAAGGTAGAATTGACAAGCTTGACAACTTATCTCAAAAAAAGAGCTAACAATTTCTGTCCACTGCCCTATTTAATAAGTAGAAATCTTGCTCATGATTTTTACGTTATATGTCTCATATTTATATTGTTCTTGTACACAGAAGTTGGGCTTTTCTtctggctcagcaataaagaaactgcctgcaaagtAGAAGACACAAAAAAacaagggttcagtccttgagttgggaagattccctgcagtagAACATgacaaccaacttcagtattcatgcTGAGAAAagcccatgtacagagaagcctggcaggttacagtccatgggggcataaagactcggacacgactgaagtgactgagcacggcacacacacaaaagttagATTTAATTAGCAGCATCCAAATTTTCAGTGAAGGTGATTGCTTCCATGGGAAAAcctgaaattaaaatgtaaagatttatgtatgtatttatatatacaccaGAGGAATCTGCTTTATTGTGTCATGACAGAATAAGACTAACCTATATAAGAATTACATACATTAGCCAGAATTTCTCTTACTATGTCAAGACAATGACTAAAGTAGtttcactgaaataaaatatagaaatatacacttaaaaatagatgaataatATCCAAGTGGAGATTTATAAGTAGACAATTTTATATGCAAGTCCATAAGTATAAGTTGAGGTTGCAAGTGGAGGTAAAAACCTAAGAAGTATCAACATATGAATGGCATTTTGAGCTATTAGATTCTTTGAGATCTGTCTAAACCGGTTCTGAGATACAATGTGAACCACAAACAGCACATATGTAGTTTTTAATATTCTAATAGCTGCATAAAGAAAGATTgaaagaaataggtgaaattaattttgataatatattttaactCAATTTATCCCAAAGAGTATCATTTAAATTTATAATCAACTTAAAcattattaatgaaatatttacattCTTTTATTATACCAAGTTTTCAAAACTGGTGTGTGATTTTACAATTATTACATTCTTCATTAGGattagtcacatttcaagtggtcagtagccacatgtgggtCATTGCTGTTGCACTGGAAAGTGTAGGTATACATAGAGAAATCTGAGGTCTAATTAAGGAGTTCAAACAGTTGTTGAGGTTAAACAAGTAAGTGAATTGTCATTTTTCAGAATACAGTTTCTTTGCTTAGAAAGAATCATTATTCTCTTGTTTCACTGGTTTTcctattttaaatcctgatttTGGTGGCAAAAAATCCCACTGAGTACACTGTATTTCAGAAGTAGTTCTCTCACACATCCATGTACCATCTCCTTGAGGAAAGTCTTTCCTGAAGAACTGTATCTTCAGCTTCATTGCCCTAATTTGTTCCAAACTGACAGAAGACTCTGCAAGAGCTGGATGAAAGTCCTCTCTTAGACATTGCTTTTTAGGtgaaaattggaagtgatcagAGAGTCAGTCATTTGTAGAGCAATACTTAGGTATAATCTAATTTATTGTTCTTgctgttcagcctctcagtcatgtccgactctttgcaaccccatagactgcagcatgccaggcttccctgtccatcaccaactcccagagcttgctcggagtcatgtccattgagtcagtgatgccatccaaccatctcatcttctgtcaccctctttcctgccttcaatctttcccagcatcagggactttcccaatgagttggctcttcccatcaggtggccaaagtattggagtttcagcttcagcatcagtccttccaatgcatattccaATTTATATAGTCATTCAAAacctatattttatatgtaaatgcaCAGAAAAAATCTGGATGTATACCCACCAAACTGAACACATTCCTGTGGAGAGAAGTAGGTGTGTAGAGGTGTGGAACTATGaggattttcattattttgttcagttttgttttttatgatGAAAATTGTTAACTATAAAGTATATCAtttgcataatttttttaaaatatagagaaaatggaatataattcatTCCAATGTAGCTAAataagccctcagttcagttcagttcagttcagttgctcagtcatgtccgactctttgcaaccccatgaattgcagcacaccaggcctccctgtccatcatcaactcccggagttcgctcagactcatgtccatcgagtcagtgatgccatccagccatctcatccttggtcgtccccttctccttctgcccccaatccctcccagcatcagagtcttttccaatgagtcaactcttcgcatgaagtggccaaagtactggagcttcagctttagcatcattccttccaaagaaatcccagggttgctctccttcagaatggacaggttggatctccttgcagtcgaagggactctcaagagtcttctccaacaccacagtccaaacgcatcaattctttggcgctcagccttcttcacagtccaactctcacatccatacatgaccacaggaaaaaccatagccttgactagacggaccttagttggcaaagtaatgtctctgcttttcaatatactatctaggttggtcataacttttcttccaaggagtaagcgtcttttaatttcatggctgcagtcaccatctgcaatgattctggagccctccaaaatagagtctgacactgtttccactgtttccccatctatttcccatgaagggatgggaccagatgccatgatcttcgttttctgaatgttgagctttaagccaactttttcactctcctcttgttaTTGAAAATTCTATGTATCTAACACTTAGGGCAAAACCAAAgatatttaatttcatatatgAATATCTTTTTCAGACACCATGAAAACCTAGATGTAAGAGAAGATCTTAACTATTTAGTTAATTGTGGCTCATTAACCTTCAGGCTAAAACTTTTTGACTCAAAGTGAAAGAGTAAATGAagaatctttatccattccttgcCAGTTCTAAGCAAAGCTTGTGGGCAGCCTTAAATCTCACTGCACTTAATAGAGATTTTCTCAGATGATGGACAATTTGGTTCCCTTTAGTTGAACTGTCTCTCAGAACTCCAGAGTGTAGTAATAACTTATAAACTTCATATTAAGTTCTAACAGCACTCATTGTGAGATAGACAAGCCCTCAACTACCCACAGGGAAGTTTATTTCCACTTACTCATCCTGCTGCGACTTCCCTGCTGTTACATAGGTGGATTATTTAGCTAAATCCTACCCTATGGAACTTCTAAAGGGGACATAACCCAGGCATATCATAGGGGAGTCGAAATGAATGTGTTGTTAtagttggtatttttcttttgtttttgttgcctaGTATCTCAGTAGAGACTTGGAGCTCTTTGTATCTTTGTATAACTGGAGTTTTTATTTATAGGTATTAACTCTCCCAGCCTCTGTTGCAGCTATAGTAGAGAGATGTACTCTTGGTTCCACCAAGCAGGTACAACCACCCCAGGCTTTGAGTCAGGATAGTGACCCAGGAAGGAGAAATGGGATGGTAGGGGATAGCAATGTTGAAATATTGGGGAAAAAGTAGCACTGAAGCAGTTAGCACACTTATTGCAGGAAAGACAAATCCCTGGTGCAGAATTGGCAGGATCTTAGTGCACTaactgcaggattctttaccatctgaggcataCTCAGTATAGGCAGCACTGTGACATCCGGTGGCTCATGGCAGTAGGCATGGCTGTAGTGATAGCGATTTTCCCTCAGACCAGTTCCACAGGGTGGTTTGCACATTGATCTTTGATTCTGAGCTTCAACTCtgattctttcactttcactgattcTGTGACATTCCTGATATCCCGTCAATACATCTTCCCCATTGTCATGCTTAATCAGCCAAAGTCAGCTTCTGTTGTATGCAAATAAGAAACCTGCTATAATTATATCATAGTAGATTTGCTGTAGGAAGGTGCAGTCTCAGTAATCTGCACAGAGCAAGAAGAAACTAACCCTTCTGGATTGGTTGGTTGCCTGGAATTCTCTGATTTTACAGTGATTCAGCAGCCTCACTACTTGGCATATTTTACTACAGGAAATATTCCCCAAAGTCAGACTAACTTGAAAGAGGGCTTTAAAGCCTTCTTTACTTGTTGTGTGCAAGTAAGAACCCTGTTTTCtacataaaaacagaaaacatgaatTGAGGTCTGGTTTGGATTGCACATTGTCAGTCAAATCATAAACTTTTTCTTCACTATATAGGAGAAAATTTACAAAGCAACCCCTcctccagaaaaaataaattttgcacTACAGTTTAAAATATGATACATATTGTTGAACACATGAAACTTGcataatgttataaaccaatgctgcctcaataaatgttttaattaaaaaataaaatatgaacatttCAGAGTACAGGCAGATGATCAGGTCAAGCCAAAAAATTTATGTTAAGTGCTGACTGCCTTGATTTAATTGGCAGAGTCTGTTTTCTGGTTTCTCATGCTTGTTTTCTGCTAACAGTAAATGTTCCTCTACTTGAAGCTTGGAAGGTGCAGAAACGCAGTTTTGAGTAGGGAATACTTAATGATTTGGCACATGTGAATGTGTGCTTGTCTTTGTACTCTCTTCAAAGTTGGACCAAGAATTTTCCTTAAGAAGAAACCATATAAATTCCTATTTTAATTTGCTACATACTGTGTATAGCTCATCAGTGCTCGGTATTAAAGAAAACACAAGTGAAAAACACTACTGTTTCAGTGACAGATATTGAGTCCTTGATCTTATAAATTAAGCAACTGGCTTTTTTCATGAGCATAGTAAGTTGGTGATATTTCTCATTATAGACAAACTTATAATTGGGAAAAAATAGTTGATAAATTTAAAGTGCGTAAAACAGTATTAGGATAAAAGCCAAGATGCAAGTTGGAAACATGAGCCTTAGTTTTGTATATACCAACTTGATTACATTAGTTTTAGGActacaaaaaaatctttaaaacataaaaattgtaTTAATACACTGGTGAATAAAAACTATGAAATTTTGCTGCAATAGATCTTTGGAACTGTGGGTATTTTCTTTTGAGATAGGATGAGAGTTTTTTGGTGTGTGTAATGAATCATACTTTTATGAGATTAAGAAGTCAGATACTCAGACATGCccagaaaacagtttttttttgagagaaattCTGAATTCTTGAGAGAATAATGATGTAAAATTGTATatcatttctctgcatttttagaAATTTCTGATGCACAGAGGACTTTCTTCAATGCATCTTTCATATCTTTGTTCCGGAGGCTGTAGATCAGAGGATTAAAGAATGGGGTTGCCATGCAGTAAAACAGGGTCACAAATTTCTGTGTCCCAGGATGGCTCCTGGAGCCTGGACTCACATACATCACCATCACTGAGCCATAGAACAAGGAAACCACCAAGAAATGGGAGGCACAGGTAGAAAAAGCTTTGTTCCTGCCTGAGCCAGCTGGGACCCGAAGTACAGCTCGCAAAACTAAGGTATAGGACCCAAGAATGTAGAGGAAGGTGATGAAAATGATAAGCGAGCTTACAGTGGCACACGTTAGAGTAGTTTTGGGCACAGGGGCACAGGACAGTGCCAGCAATGGTCCCAGGTCACAGAAAAAATGGTCAATGACATTAGGGCCACAGAAAGGCACCCGAGACATAAGAACTGCAGGCATCAGTATTGATAAAAAGCCACCTGCCCAGCAGAAAACCACTAATCGGGCGCAGAGTTGATAAGTCATGATGGTGGGGTAATGCAGAGGTCGACAGATGGCAAGGAACCGATCAAAGGACATCGCAGATAGAAAGTAGCCCTCAGCCGCACACATGGAGAAGAAGAAGTAGAACTGGAGCAGGCAGCCAGCGTAGGAGATGCTCTTGGTCTGGGAGATGATGTCGGCCAACATTTTGGGCACATCGGAACTGACGTAGCACATCTCCAGGAAGGAGAAGTTGGCCAGGAGGACGTACATGGGTGTATGGAGCTTCCGGCTTGACCACACGGCACAGATGATGGCTGCGTTCCCAAGGAGGGTCAGCAGGTAGACGAGGGAGAACATGACACAGAGGAGGATCTGGATCTCCCTGCGGCAGGGGAAGCCCAGGAGAATGAACTCACTCACAGACCCAGAGGTATTACTGGCTTCTGAGATGTGCATTCTTCTGATCTATGAAGGGAATGATCATTATATTAGCCATGTCTTTCTCTTGaaaggtcattttttttaaatcttctgacTTCTATTTACTCCTTTAATGCACTTTTGTGAAAGGGCTCCATATGGTTCTGAATTTAACTCATTTCCCAATGATCTAGCTTAGTGCAATGAGAGCAGAGTTTTGAGAACCTGAGCCAATATGTTACTATATGCTCTCACAGCACCTCCTGTAACAGTCTCCATTTTTTTCAGAGTATAAATTTCACTGACATCATGTAACAGAGTCAAGATTGTTTCCTATGTTTGCATTTACCTTAATTCTTCCTTGATGTAAAGTTTCATAAGATACACCCTCATACATACAtctaatttcttttctccttgttgcaaagaaaattttatttagaattttggaaaattctaagaaaaatcaaaattcaaattATTATGGTAACAGATGGtgactagacttattgtggtgatcattttgtagtgtATAAAATTATTGAATCATGATCCTGTAtgcctaaaactaatataatattgcaagtcaattttacttcaattaaaaaaaatggccTGGCAATATTCATAGCAGAAAAGCAGAATTCAAGGCTTGTCTTCAACAAGACAAAGagaataattttatatgaataagAGGTAAAAGATGAATGAAGAAATATTAAAGCCTGTCAtgttgtaaaaaaataataaattactaTGAAGTTGAATTAGGTCAGTACAAAAAGAGTACCTTACTATGTTGTCAGTTAACATTTTTTCAAGATATCTGTCCTGGATGGCTGTTAACTGAAGCAGGATGATGAAGACATTGCCACAAATTCCATTTTAGACAGTATCTATTAGTTTCTTAAGCTGCTATTTAACTTCTACTTGTCCTATGTCCTAATTTTTGGCactttttatgaaagtgaaaatcactcagtcatgtccaactctttgcgaccccatggactatacatccatggaattctccaggccagaatactgtaatgggtagcctttcccttctccaggggatcttcccaacccagagatcaaacccgagtttcTGGCAttacagacggattctttactagctgagccacaagggaagtccaacaatactggagtaggtagcctatcccttccccagcggatcttcccaacccgaaatgaaatcgaactggggtctcctgcattgcaggcggattcttcaccaactgaggtatcaggcAAGCTCTCTGACTTGAACCAATttctgaacatatttttaaaatttgacttctAAGGTAGTGAGGGGCTGTGATGTATGAAGCATTTATTGTGACCATCATTAACATTATCTCAGTAAATTCTACTCTGTCTCCTTTCCAGTTCTAGAGCCTTAAGAAAAAACACCTTCAATGTAGCATAGAATTTTATTGTCATTCTGAGCATGTTGATTCTAAAATCCAACTTTTTTCCCTACACAGATGTCAGCTATGTATATATTAGCTGTGTTTCCTTACGTATTGTATTCAATTTGTTCTTCTGCCACTTGCCTATATCAAATTTCCACTTGTGCATGTGGAGGACTAGCCTCAGTAAAGCTGTGTTAGTGACTGAGGCTACATACTATAGGAAAAGATTATTCACATATTTCTCACAGTCTCTCTCTATAGTATACATCAGGTACATTGCTAAGATGATGAGGCAGGTATCTTCCAAACTAGCAGCTTCCATCAAATACCAAAGGGAGATCAAGTATAAAAAGAGTTTTGTGTTCATTCAGATGGGTGAGTTGAGATGAACTATGAAGAATACATCCCAGGTGATGGGCTGGGAGAAGACTTTGACTGGAAATTCAGTGATTGGAAGGGATGATATGATGCTTCAAATCAGAACTAGACAacctaaatttttaatatttgatatttagtTAAAGTATGCATAGTAACAGccatcacactttttattgtgaCCATAATTTTACTTATACAGTTGAACTGGCTATGATGGGTAAATACAGTTGAACTGACTATGGCGGGTAAGATTCTGTGTAAACAGGGCAAAGAAACTTGATAAAGAAAAATAGTGGAAGGAAGGTGCATGGCAGGGGTGTTATATTTGAATGGGAACTCCCCCTTCACTCGTGGTCAGAATCAGTGTATCTCACCTCAAAATTAAGGTAAGAATAAGAGTATGTGAGAAGTCTTTGATGTTTTAACAGTGGCTCTTGAATGAGCAGACATTAAATCAGAATTcgaaataagaaaaaggaaaatgtcatcaaagaaaaagagaaagaaacaacagattttctttcaaatttttatctGTAATACAACTTGGTAGTCTCATGaatgtcttctttcctttcctaataAAAAACTCCTCTGTTCCTGTCTCACTCTTCTAAGTTCAATTCACCCAGGGCCCTTCTCTCCTTGCCTTGGGTCACTGTGGATTCTACCTGAGACTACATGCTGATTTTTCCTTTCACTGCAAATACAAGAATTCGTCAATCTTAATTAcacttaatgaaaataaatatagattACTTACAAAAGTTTTATCTCCTTTGAGGTGATATGAAGCTCATTAGCTTCTAtcatttctttatctgaaaaataatgcaaaGCAGAGAAGTGTCAGCTTAAAATTTCCTGATGGGATTTTTGAACAATTGTATGCTGGATAGATGTGATTCtaccaggaagaatgaagattttgtaaaaaattatatattatttgatCTATTACCTTgtttataatatgaaatatatttataaataaaaatccaaaggAACATTCACAGCCCTCCTTCTGTAGCAATAATACACACAGTGGACATTGCAGCTGGCAGTCAAGGGGCTACCACTTGTGCCCTCTTAAAGATCCTAGATGAAGAATTTGGGGGTCCTGGTGACACTCTGCCACACTTTGAGCCTCACAAAGGATTCTCTttagctgcaaaaaaaaaaaaaaaaaaaaaagaataaaatgccaagAAACTCTGGGTTTTAATATGTATACCTTTCTGGCCACATTCTGTCCCTAGAGGCTATCCCTCAGGAGCAGCAGGGACAATCAGAGTGCAGCATTCAATCCCCAAGTGTGTTTTACTTTCAGTGTTGAGCTCAAAGCTGAAAAGGCCTTCCTGAATCCATCGGTGAGACTGTCACCTAGTAATGGCCCCTCTAGTTTGCTGACACCCACAGACAGGCTCTGGATTTAAAACCAGCTCCATGTTGGATATCACCAGTTGCTTTAAGGCTCCTAGAGCTTCCCTGTTAGCATATGTGTTTCTTCAAATGACATTGAAAGTTCACTTTAACAAATTCCCAAATCCTGAGTATCTTCTTGTGGgagcatgctcagttgtatctgactctttgtgaccctgtgtactatagcccaccagtctcctctgtccatgggattttcccagcaagaatactggagtgggttgctatatcctccttcaggggatctttccgacccaggttGAACCTAtgtctggcatctcctgcattggtaggcagattctttaccgctgagcccctgAGAAAGCCCAAGTATCTTCCCCATGACCCACTAAAAGTGACCTCCCTGCCTATCTTTATCAGTCTGTACAGCAGTGTTAaaagttctgatgagatggatgaaactggagccaattatacagagtgaagtaagcca from Ovis aries strain OAR_USU_Benz2616 breed Rambouillet chromosome 7, ARS-UI_Ramb_v3.0, whole genome shotgun sequence includes the following:
- the LOC101121100 gene encoding olfactory receptor 11H6-like, producing MHISEASNTSGSVSEFILLGFPCRREIQILLCVMFSLVYLLTLLGNAAIICAVWSSRKLHTPMYVLLANFSFLEMCYVSSDVPKMLADIISQTKSISYAGCLLQFYFFFSMCAAEGYFLSAMSFDRFLAICRPLHYPTIMTYQLCARLVVFCWAGGFLSILMPAVLMSRVPFCGPNVIDHFFCDLGPLLALSCAPVPKTTLTCATVSSLIIFITFLYILGSYTLVLRAVLRVPAGSGRNKAFSTCASHFLVVSLFYGSVMVMYVSPGSRSHPGTQKFVTLFYCMATPFFNPLIYSLRNKDMKDALKKVLCASEISKNAEK